The following are from one region of the Synechococcus sp. CBW1108 genome:
- a CDS encoding TolC family protein, which yields MSALAAVILGLAPGQGALAATPPLMLSRQQALELGLGASLSLRSQVLKVEENQALVGLARTRFLPKLDLVALGTFAQVNTDIGFISNLPTIGDLSLNLGADGSALINNTFVNLGLILRMPLLDFGRSPLKQAAQADLQAARAEQEEQQRRARFEILSRYLSAQLSAAQIPVWESSLALSRQLLRDVNAIRREGLAPRIDT from the coding sequence ATGAGTGCGCTCGCAGCGGTGATCCTGGGGCTGGCGCCGGGCCAGGGGGCTCTAGCAGCCACCCCTCCCCTGATGCTCAGCCGCCAGCAGGCCCTTGAGCTGGGATTGGGCGCGTCCCTGAGCCTGCGCAGCCAGGTGCTGAAAGTGGAGGAGAACCAGGCCCTGGTTGGGTTGGCCCGCACCCGTTTTCTGCCCAAACTCGATCTGGTGGCCCTGGGCACCTTTGCCCAGGTGAACACTGACATCGGCTTCATTTCCAACCTGCCCACAATCGGCGACCTGAGCCTCAACCTCGGTGCCGACGGTTCGGCCCTGATCAACAACACCTTTGTGAATCTGGGTTTGATCTTGCGGATGCCGTTGCTGGATTTTGGCCGCAGCCCACTAAAGCAGGCTGCCCAGGCCGATCTGCAGGCGGCCCGCGCCGAGCAGGAGGAGCAGCAACGCCGGGCCCGCTTTGAAATCCTGAGCCGCTATCTCTCTGCCCAATTGAGCGCCGCCCAGATTCCGGTATGGGAAAGCTCGCTGGCGTTGTCCCGCCAGTTGCTGCGCGACGTAAATGCAATCCGCCGCGAGGGCCTTGCCCCACGCATTGATACCTAG
- a CDS encoding transposase: MTLGNKKFCAENNIRLSGRPRKKQVEAEVQTAEQQELFKSDLRKRSVIEGRIGTSKRKYGLDRIMTKLIETSRTVITMAFFVMNAEKVLRLLRLLLSILVSVYILMLYLLASWRRPALLWAA; this comes from the coding sequence ATGACATTAGGCAACAAGAAGTTCTGCGCAGAAAATAACATCAGACTCAGTGGCCGTCCACGCAAGAAGCAGGTAGAGGCCGAGGTGCAGACAGCAGAGCAACAAGAGCTTTTTAAATCAGACTTGAGAAAGCGTTCCGTGATCGAGGGAAGAATCGGAACGAGCAAACGGAAATATGGACTGGATCGGATCATGACCAAGCTGATTGAAACATCAAGAACGGTGATCACGATGGCGTTCTTTGTGATGAATGCCGAGAAGGTTCTCAGGCTACTGCGCCTCTTATTATCTATTCTTGTCTCTGTGTACATCCTGATGCTCTATTTGCTCGCCTCCTGGCGCCGTCCAGCGCTTCTGTGGGCTGCTTAG